One genomic window of Methanosarcina acetivorans C2A includes the following:
- a CDS encoding site-specific integrase, translated as MSIHEYYTDIWLPKLEEKIRTADYPKRNRDLILKFETYLFSEGLKSLRVLKYLFVLDKIASGSSVSFSKMNEHHVQKIIADFERSELAASTKRDYKVIIRRFFKWLKGDKSPAAWIKVSKKVSDQKLPEYMITEDEVKRMIEAASNARDKAIIALLYDSGCRIGELGGVKIKNITFDQYGAVVVVSGKTGARRVRVTFAASYLAAWLDVHPYKEKSEAFVFINLEGVKKGEQMQYQAFQYTLKKIAKAAGIEKRIHLHLFRHSRSTELAQYLTEAQMEEHLGWAQGSEMPRTYVHLSGKQIDDAILGIYGKKKKEDTMPKLTSRICTRCKKENGPTSSFCAQCGLPLDPQAVQEVQVREDAMAQILEQLMKNKELRDLWNVAAEGKSSES; from the coding sequence ATGAGTATACACGAATATTATACCGATATTTGGCTTCCAAAATTAGAGGAGAAAATTCGGACTGCAGACTACCCCAAGAGAAACAGAGACCTCATTCTGAAGTTTGAAACTTACCTTTTTTCAGAGGGCCTGAAGTCCCTCAGAGTCCTGAAATATCTATTCGTCCTGGATAAGATCGCGAGTGGATCCTCAGTAAGTTTTTCAAAAATGAACGAGCACCATGTCCAGAAAATAATTGCTGATTTTGAAAGATCTGAGCTCGCAGCATCGACAAAACGAGATTACAAGGTAATCATCAGACGCTTCTTTAAATGGTTGAAGGGGGATAAGAGCCCGGCGGCATGGATAAAAGTTTCAAAGAAGGTCAGTGATCAGAAGCTGCCGGAATACATGATCACCGAGGATGAAGTGAAGCGGATGATAGAGGCCGCAAGCAACGCCCGAGACAAAGCTATCATCGCTTTACTGTACGACTCCGGGTGCAGGATAGGGGAACTCGGGGGCGTTAAGATCAAGAACATCACATTCGACCAGTATGGTGCCGTCGTTGTGGTGTCAGGGAAGACCGGGGCCAGGCGTGTAAGGGTGACTTTTGCAGCATCGTATCTGGCAGCCTGGCTGGATGTACATCCTTATAAAGAGAAGTCTGAAGCTTTCGTATTCATCAATCTGGAGGGAGTAAAGAAAGGAGAGCAGATGCAATATCAAGCTTTTCAGTACACGCTCAAGAAAATAGCAAAAGCAGCAGGTATAGAAAAGCGAATCCATCTTCACCTTTTCCGGCATTCGAGGAGTACTGAGCTCGCGCAATATCTAACAGAAGCTCAGATGGAAGAGCACCTTGGCTGGGCTCAGGGCTCAGAGATGCCCAGGACATATGTTCATCTTTCAGGAAAGCAGATTGATGATGCTATCCTCGGGATCTACGGGAAAAAGAAAAAAGAAGACACCATGCCAAAACTTACCAGCCGGATATGCACACGCTGCAAAAAAGAGAATGGGCCTACTTCATCATTTTGCGCTCAGTGCGGCCTGCCTCTCGATCCGCAGGCAGTGCAGGAAGTCCAGGTGCGTGAAGATGCAATGGCGCAAATCCTTGAACAGCTGATGAAGAATAAAGAGCTCCGGGACCTATGGAACGTGGCCGCTGAGGGAAAATCCTCGGAGTCGTAA
- a CDS encoding (R)-citramalate synthase, whose amino-acid sequence MLFENIHFLDTTLRDGEQTPGVALTREKKLLIARALDEMRINVIEAGSAITSAGERESIKAVANAGLDAEICSYCRIVKMDVDHALECDVDSIHLVAPVSDLHIKTKIKKDRDTVRQIAAEVTEYAKDHGLIVELSGEDASRADPEFLKAIYSDGIDAGADRLCFCDTVGLLVPEKTTEIFRDLSSSLKAPISIHCHNDFGLATANTVAALAAGAKQSHVTINGLGERAGNASLEEVVMSLEWLYKYDTGIKHEQIYRTSRLVSRLTGIPVSPNKALVGGNAFTHEAGIHVHGLLADKSTYEPMSPEYIGRQRQIVLGKHAGRSSITLALKEMGLEADEAQTEEIFNRVKQMGDQGKHITDADLQTIAETVLDIYKEPIVKLEEFTIVSGNRVTPTASIKLNVKDKEIVQAGIGNGPVDAVINAIRRAVSSCAEDVVLEEYHVDSITGGTDALVEVRVKLSKNGKVITASGARTDIIMASVEAVMNGMNRLIREE is encoded by the coding sequence ATATTATTCGAAAACATCCACTTTCTGGATACTACTTTGAGAGACGGTGAACAAACACCTGGCGTAGCCCTGACCAGAGAGAAGAAACTCTTAATTGCCCGGGCCCTTGATGAGATGAGAATTAATGTAATCGAGGCCGGCTCTGCAATTACTTCTGCCGGGGAAAGGGAATCAATCAAGGCCGTAGCGAATGCTGGGCTTGATGCCGAAATCTGCAGCTACTGCAGGATTGTAAAAATGGACGTTGACCATGCTCTTGAGTGCGACGTCGATTCGATCCACCTTGTAGCTCCAGTTTCGGACTTGCATATCAAAACAAAAATCAAAAAGGACCGGGATACAGTAAGGCAGATCGCAGCCGAGGTTACCGAGTATGCCAAAGACCACGGCCTGATCGTAGAGCTGAGCGGAGAAGATGCCTCGCGTGCAGACCCGGAATTCTTAAAAGCCATTTATTCCGACGGAATAGATGCCGGAGCTGACAGGTTATGTTTCTGCGATACTGTAGGGCTCCTGGTGCCTGAAAAGACCACCGAGATTTTCCGGGACCTGTCTTCTTCCCTGAAAGCCCCGATAAGCATTCACTGCCATAATGACTTCGGTTTAGCAACTGCAAACACGGTTGCTGCACTTGCGGCAGGAGCAAAGCAGTCTCATGTGACAATTAATGGTTTAGGGGAAAGGGCCGGAAACGCCTCGCTTGAGGAAGTCGTAATGAGCTTGGAGTGGCTCTATAAATATGATACCGGTATCAAGCACGAGCAGATATACCGGACTTCAAGGCTTGTAAGCCGGCTTACCGGAATTCCCGTATCCCCCAACAAAGCCCTTGTAGGAGGAAATGCGTTCACTCACGAAGCAGGAATCCACGTGCACGGACTTCTGGCTGACAAGTCAACCTATGAACCGATGAGTCCCGAATATATCGGACGACAGCGCCAGATCGTACTTGGAAAACATGCAGGAAGGAGTTCCATCACTCTCGCCTTAAAGGAAATGGGGCTTGAGGCTGATGAGGCCCAGACTGAAGAAATCTTCAACAGAGTCAAGCAGATGGGCGACCAGGGCAAGCATATCACTGATGCAGACCTGCAGACCATCGCAGAAACCGTGCTTGATATTTACAAAGAACCTATTGTAAAATTGGAAGAGTTCACCATTGTATCTGGAAACCGGGTTACTCCAACCGCTTCCATAAAGCTCAATGTAAAAGATAAAGAAATCGTACAGGCTGGAATCGGAAACGGACCCGTGGATGCTGTGATCAATGCTATCCGGAGAGCTGTAAGTTCCTGTGCTGAAGACGTCGTCCTTGAAGAGTACCATGTAGACTCTATTACCGGTGGAACTGACGCTCTTGTAGAGGTAAGAGTAAAACTTTCCAAGAACGGAAAGGTAATTACTGCAAGCGGGGCAAGAACGGACATTATTATGGCCTCTGTAGAAGCCGTAATGAACGGGATGAACCGCCTTATCCGGGAAGAGTAA
- a CDS encoding acetolactate synthase large subunit gives MTTGSTEKVNGAKALIKCLEKEGVDTLFGYPGGQIIPFYNELYDSDLRHILVRHEQAAAHAADGYARATGKTGVCVSTSGPGATNLVTGIATAYMDSVPIVALTGQVPRPLIGNDAFQEADITGITLPITKHNYLVQDAEEIPRIVKEAFHIASTGRPGPVLIDLPKDVQNIEIDLQYPDKVELRGYKPTYKGNTQQIKRAAEEIANSCRPIIYAGGGVISSNASAELVELAETLMAPVTTTLMGISAIPTEHPLYVGMLGMHGCKYANYAVQESDLIIAVGARFDDRVTGKLESFAPNARVIHIDVDPAEISKNVKVHVPIVGDAKQILKSLIKYIQRCNSAEWIEKINQWKKEYPLAYRYVSSDTIMPQFVVEQISEVCKDAIIVTEVGQHQMWAAQYFKYRKPRTFLTSGGLGTMGYGLPAAMGAKVGKPDKTVINIAGDGSFQMNSQELATLVQNDIPVVSVILNNGYLGMVRQWQELFYDRRYSHTFIKGSVDFVKLAEAYGALGLRAEKPSEVRPAIEEAVGSGRPAVVEVIVECEANVYPMVPAGAAINEIIDLEEH, from the coding sequence ATGACAACCGGGTCAACAGAAAAAGTCAACGGCGCAAAGGCTCTAATAAAGTGCCTTGAAAAAGAAGGGGTTGACACGCTCTTCGGGTATCCGGGAGGGCAGATCATTCCTTTCTACAACGAACTCTATGATTCAGATCTGCGCCACATACTTGTACGTCACGAACAGGCAGCAGCTCATGCTGCGGACGGGTACGCCCGTGCTACTGGAAAGACCGGGGTCTGCGTTTCTACTTCAGGTCCCGGAGCAACTAACCTGGTAACAGGTATTGCCACCGCATATATGGACTCAGTGCCAATTGTAGCCTTAACCGGCCAGGTACCAAGGCCCCTTATCGGAAACGATGCTTTCCAGGAAGCAGATATTACCGGCATCACTCTGCCAATTACCAAGCACAATTATCTTGTACAGGATGCAGAAGAAATCCCGAGGATTGTAAAAGAAGCCTTCCATATCGCTTCCACCGGAAGGCCTGGCCCGGTATTAATTGACCTTCCAAAGGATGTACAGAATATAGAGATTGATTTACAATATCCTGACAAGGTAGAACTCAGAGGCTATAAGCCCACTTACAAGGGTAATACCCAGCAGATAAAACGAGCCGCTGAAGAGATCGCAAACTCCTGCAGGCCCATAATCTATGCAGGAGGAGGAGTAATAAGTTCGAACGCGAGTGCGGAACTTGTTGAGCTGGCCGAGACTCTCATGGCTCCGGTTACCACTACCCTTATGGGGATAAGCGCTATCCCGACCGAGCATCCCCTCTATGTCGGAATGCTCGGAATGCACGGGTGCAAATACGCAAACTATGCAGTCCAGGAGTCCGATCTTATTATTGCTGTGGGCGCAAGGTTTGACGACCGGGTTACCGGCAAGCTCGAGTCTTTTGCCCCCAACGCCAGGGTTATCCATATTGATGTTGACCCTGCCGAGATTTCCAAGAATGTGAAGGTCCATGTGCCTATTGTCGGGGACGCAAAGCAGATACTCAAGTCTCTTATCAAATATATCCAGCGCTGCAATTCCGCGGAATGGATTGAAAAGATAAACCAGTGGAAGAAAGAATACCCTCTTGCCTACAGGTATGTGTCTTCGGATACTATAATGCCCCAGTTTGTTGTCGAGCAGATTTCCGAAGTCTGCAAAGATGCGATCATAGTTACGGAAGTCGGGCAACACCAGATGTGGGCAGCTCAGTACTTCAAATACCGCAAACCCAGGACCTTCCTTACTTCAGGCGGGCTCGGTACAATGGGATATGGGCTTCCTGCAGCCATGGGAGCCAAGGTCGGAAAGCCGGATAAGACCGTTATCAATATCGCAGGCGACGGCTCTTTCCAGATGAACTCTCAGGAGCTTGCAACTCTGGTCCAAAACGATATCCCGGTTGTTTCCGTGATCCTGAACAACGGTTACCTGGGCATGGTCAGGCAGTGGCAGGAACTCTTCTATGACCGGAGGTATTCCCACACCTTTATCAAGGGCAGTGTTGACTTCGTAAAGCTTGCCGAAGCCTACGGTGCGCTCGGACTGCGTGCGGAAAAGCCGTCTGAAGTCAGGCCTGCAATCGAAGAGGCTGTAGGGTCCGGAAGGCCTGCTGTTGTTGAAGTGATTGTTGAATGTGAAGCGAATGTCTATCCGATGGTGCCGGCAGGAGCTGCAATTAATGAGATCATCGACCTGGAGGAGCACTGA